In Polaribacter sp. Hel_I_88, the following proteins share a genomic window:
- a CDS encoding deoxyhypusine synthase family protein yields MSKPITNFIEKYFLHFNAAALVDAAKGYEEQLKKGNKMLVSLAGAMSTAELGKIFAEMIRKDKVQIISCTGANLEEDVMNLVAHSHYKRVPNYRDLTPQDEWDLLEKGLNRVTDTCIPEEEAFRRIQEHIVKIWKDAEANGERYLPHEYMYKLLLSGVLEQYYEIDIKDSWMYAAAEKNLPIICPGWEDSTMGNIFASYVMKGELKATTMKSGIEYMTFLADWYTENSQNGIGFFQIGGGIAGDFPICVVPMLYQDMERTDTPFWSYFCQISDSTTSYGSYSGAVPNEKITWGKLDINTPKFIIESDATIVAPLIFAYLLEM; encoded by the coding sequence ATGAGTAAACCAATTACAAATTTTATTGAAAAGTACTTTTTACACTTTAATGCAGCAGCTTTGGTTGATGCAGCAAAAGGGTATGAAGAACAGCTAAAAAAAGGAAACAAAATGTTAGTTTCTTTAGCTGGTGCTATGAGTACAGCAGAATTAGGAAAGATTTTTGCAGAAATGATTCGCAAAGATAAAGTGCAAATTATTTCTTGTACAGGCGCAAATTTAGAAGAAGATGTAATGAATTTAGTAGCACATTCTCATTATAAGAGAGTGCCTAATTATAGAGATTTAACACCTCAAGATGAGTGGGATTTATTAGAGAAAGGCTTAAACAGAGTTACAGACACTTGTATTCCTGAAGAAGAAGCTTTTAGAAGAATTCAAGAACATATTGTGAAAATATGGAAAGATGCAGAAGCAAATGGAGAACGTTATTTGCCACATGAATACATGTACAAATTATTGTTATCTGGAGTTTTAGAGCAGTATTATGAAATAGATATCAAAGATTCTTGGATGTATGCAGCAGCAGAAAAAAACCTACCCATAATTTGTCCAGGTTGGGAAGATTCTACAATGGGTAACATTTTTGCTTCGTATGTAATGAAAGGTGAGTTGAAAGCAACTACCATGAAATCAGGAATTGAATACATGACATTTTTAGCTGATTGGTATACAGAGAATTCTCAAAATGGAATTGGATTTTTCCAAATAGGAGGAGGAATTGCAGGAGATTTCCCAATTTGTGTAGTACCAATGTTATACCAAGATATGGAAAGAACAGATACACCTTTTTGGAGTTATTTCTGTCAGATTTCAGATTCTACTACAAGTTATGGTTCGTATTCAGGAGCAGTTCCTAACGAAAAAATTACTTGGGGAAAATTAGATATTAACACACCAAAGTTTATCATTGAAAGTGATGCAACTATTGTAGCACCTTTAATATTTGCTTACCTTTTAGAAATGTAA
- the speB gene encoding agmatinase translates to MATNKTYAGIPQEFGNLSTSKIVIIPVPYDGTSTWQKGSDKGPKAFLDASENMELYDIETDSEVYKEGVYLSEPVTENSSPEAMVEAVHQETKKYINRNKFVTVFGGEHSISIGTIRAFNECFSDLTVLHIDAHADLRKEYDGSKCNHACAVYEANSTTNLVQVGIRSMDISEKRNMNLDKVFFAHDMAVNEGWMDDVVDQLSTNVFITFDLDALDPSIMPSTGTPEPGGLFYYETLEFLKTVFEQKNVVGFDMVELCPNENEKSSDFLAAKLFYKMLSYKFASNDDSYDNTDDNTNDNPFSKLSKFKNDDDDF, encoded by the coding sequence ATGGCAACCAATAAAACGTATGCAGGCATTCCACAGGAATTTGGAAACCTATCAACATCAAAAATTGTAATTATTCCTGTTCCTTATGATGGAACAAGTACTTGGCAAAAAGGTTCTGATAAAGGGCCAAAAGCATTTTTAGATGCTTCTGAAAATATGGAACTGTATGATATAGAAACCGATTCTGAAGTTTACAAAGAAGGTGTTTATTTATCTGAACCAGTTACAGAAAATTCTTCTCCAGAAGCAATGGTAGAAGCTGTGCATCAGGAAACAAAAAAGTACATCAACAGAAACAAATTTGTAACTGTTTTTGGTGGTGAGCATTCAATTTCTATTGGAACTATTAGAGCATTTAACGAATGTTTTAGTGATTTAACAGTGTTGCATATAGATGCGCATGCAGATTTACGTAAAGAATATGATGGTTCTAAATGCAACCATGCTTGTGCAGTATATGAAGCAAATTCTACAACTAATTTAGTACAAGTTGGTATTAGAAGCATGGATATTTCTGAAAAAAGAAATATGAATTTAGACAAAGTTTTCTTTGCTCATGACATGGCTGTAAATGAAGGTTGGATGGATGATGTTGTAGATCAATTAAGTACAAACGTATTTATTACCTTCGATTTAGATGCTTTGGATCCATCAATTATGCCATCTACAGGAACTCCAGAACCAGGTGGATTATTCTATTATGAAACTTTAGAATTCTTAAAGACAGTTTTTGAACAAAAAAACGTGGTTGGTTTTGATATGGTTGAATTATGTCCAAACGAAAATGAAAAATCATCGGATTTTTTAGCGGCAAAATTATTCTACAAAATGTTGAGTTATAAGTTTGCTTCTAATGATGATTCTTATGATAATACAGATGATAATACTAATGATAATCCATTCAGCAAATTATCGAAATTTAAAAATGATGATGACGATTTTTAG
- a CDS encoding bifunctional GNAT family N-acetyltransferase/carbon-nitrogen hydrolase family protein, with protein sequence MIKTIENIELQYLTIDDYQELKQAMIEIYTSMENTYWEESQIQSLITKFPEGQIVIKINGQLAGCALSIMVDYDSFDETHTYEDITGNFTFSTHDAEGDVLYGIDVFIKKEFRGLRLGRRLYDYRKEICETLNLKGIVFGGRMPNYHKFAAEISPKEYLERVKRKEIYDPVLNFQISNDFHPSKILKGYLEGDANSGEFAVLLEWDNIYYQKKSKKAATKKTVVRLGLIQWQMRLYKDLDELMEQAEFFVDSVSAYRSDFALFPEFFNAPLMAEFNHLPESQAIRELAKFTPEVVDRFSKLAISYNINIITGSMPEIKGDLLYNVGYICKRDGTKERYEKLHVTPDEAKIWGMQGGNELKTFDTDCGKIGVLICYDSEFPELSRLLADEGMDILFIPFLTDTQNGYSRVRHCAQARAIENECYVAIAGSVGNLPKVNNMDIQYAQSMVFTPCDFSFPANGIKAEATTNTEMILIADVDLDLLKDLNQFGSVRNLKDRRTDIFNVMKVSKK encoded by the coding sequence ATGATAAAAACAATTGAAAATATAGAATTGCAATATTTAACTATTGATGATTATCAAGAGTTAAAACAAGCAATGATTGAGATTTACACCAGTATGGAAAATACCTATTGGGAAGAATCTCAAATACAATCTTTAATTACAAAATTTCCTGAAGGTCAGATTGTTATAAAAATTAACGGACAATTAGCAGGTTGTGCTTTGTCAATTATGGTTGATTATGACAGTTTTGATGAAACGCATACTTATGAAGATATTACAGGAAATTTTACCTTTAGCACACATGATGCAGAAGGAGATGTTTTATATGGAATAGATGTTTTTATTAAAAAAGAATTTAGAGGTTTACGTTTAGGAAGGCGTTTATACGATTACCGAAAAGAAATTTGTGAAACCCTAAATTTAAAAGGAATTGTTTTTGGAGGTAGAATGCCAAACTATCATAAGTTTGCTGCAGAAATATCACCTAAAGAATATTTAGAACGCGTAAAACGTAAAGAAATTTACGATCCTGTTTTAAATTTCCAGATTTCTAATGATTTTCATCCGTCTAAAATTTTAAAAGGATATTTAGAAGGTGATGCAAATTCGGGCGAATTCGCAGTTCTGTTAGAATGGGATAATATTTATTATCAGAAGAAATCTAAAAAGGCAGCCACTAAAAAAACTGTGGTTCGTTTAGGATTAATTCAATGGCAAATGCGTTTGTACAAAGATTTGGACGAATTGATGGAACAAGCTGAGTTTTTTGTAGATTCTGTATCTGCTTACAGATCGGATTTTGCATTATTTCCTGAGTTTTTTAACGCGCCTTTAATGGCAGAGTTCAATCATTTGCCAGAATCGCAAGCTATTAGAGAGTTGGCGAAATTTACACCAGAAGTGGTAGATCGTTTTTCTAAATTGGCAATTTCTTACAATATCAACATTATTACTGGTAGTATGCCAGAAATTAAAGGAGACTTACTCTATAATGTTGGTTATATTTGTAAAAGAGATGGTACAAAAGAACGCTATGAAAAACTACATGTAACTCCAGATGAAGCAAAAATATGGGGAATGCAAGGTGGAAATGAGTTGAAAACATTCGACACAGATTGTGGTAAAATAGGTGTTTTAATTTGTTACGATTCAGAGTTCCCAGAATTAAGTAGGCTTTTAGCAGATGAAGGTATGGATATTTTATTTATTCCTTTTTTAACAGATACTCAAAATGGCTACTCAAGAGTAAGGCATTGTGCACAAGCAAGAGCTATTGAAAACGAGTGTTATGTGGCAATTGCAGGAAGTGTTGGTAATTTACCAAAAGTAAATAATATGGATATTCAGTATGCGCAATCTATGGTATTTACACCTTGCGACTTTTCTTTTCCAGCAAATGGAATAAAAGCAGAGGCAACCACAAATACAGAAATGATTTTAATTGCTGATGTAGATTTAGACTTATTAAAAGATTTAAATCAGTTTGGAAGTGTACGAAATTTGAAAGACAGACGAACCGATATTTTTAATGTTATGAAAGTATCAAAAAAATAA